A DNA window from Ancylothrix sp. D3o contains the following coding sequences:
- a CDS encoding BON domain-containing protein — MGWLKRLFGLEKPQEGQAPQQQPQAQQPVYQQPASAPAASAPTPPEKVGLHGEYDQSGLAKRVALAFDENAEVADIDTVYVAQLGSTVVLKGKAPSQEILNQLVSIARNVHGATAVQTDQVSIG, encoded by the coding sequence ATGGGTTGGTTAAAACGACTCTTTGGCTTAGAAAAACCACAAGAAGGACAAGCCCCGCAACAACAACCGCAAGCCCAACAGCCGGTTTATCAACAACCGGCCTCAGCACCCGCAGCCAGCGCCCCGACTCCGCCCGAAAAAGTTGGTTTACACGGAGAATACGACCAAAGCGGCTTAGCCAAGCGTGTCGCCCTAGCATTTGATGAAAACGCAGAAGTCGCAGATATTGACACAGTTTATGTTGCCCAACTTGGCAGCACCGTTGTCCTAAAAGGCAAAGCACCCAGCCAAGAAATCCTTAATCAACTGGTTTCGATTGCCCGAAATGTACACGGAGCAACCGCAGTGCAAACCGATCAAGTTTCGATTGGCTAA
- a CDS encoding choice-of-anchor I family protein translates to MAITLQILHASDLEAGIAALEDAPRFSAVINALKAQYPEQTLILSSGDNYIPGPFLVAGGDASMRSVLGREGTGRADIVIANNIGFQASAFGNHEFDLGTATVGSLIGSGNGYVGTAFPYLSANLDFTNDSNLAGFVVADGQAPQPKTIAKSTVIQVQGQPVGIVGATTPLLPSISSPGGVVVSPANPEDFDALAATIQPAIDALVAQGINKIILLSHMQQLQVEIDLASRLRNVDVIIAGGSHTLLADSTDRLRVGDTPGGVYPILETTANGEPVAIVNTAANYEYVGRLVAQFDDNGLLIPSSIDPNISGAYATDEQGVIDTGNAAPNPQIVAVTDALSGVIFSKDGNTFGKTEVFLNGERNDVRTQETNFGNLTADANLSAAQKVDPSVVISIKNGGGIRASIGAVVGSGGNDPNAGQKTPPVANPEAGKEAGEISQLDIENSLRFNNTLTLLTLNAAQLKQVIEHGVAATAPGATPGQFPQVGGMEFSFDASLAAGSRVKSLVVKNSAGNVIDTVVKDGEIVGDPLRTFRTVTLNFLAGGGDSYPFPAFAETLNRVDLVPAGTTVSFSTEGGEQKALADYLATVGSFNGADVANSEDERIQNLAVRQDTVPVQAGFNFTKLGSYSTGITGESAAEIVAHDSQSQRLFVVNAQAAVIDVLDISNPTIPTKVAEIDVKLYGAVANSVAVYSPGGESESIVAVAVENSNKQAPGTIAFFNTNGTFLKSVEVGALPDMVTFSPDGLKVLVANEGEPSDDYTTDPEGSVSVIDLSNGVANATVTTASFTAFNDQLDALKSQGLRVFGPNATLDQDVEPEYITVSGDSQTAWITLQESNAVAILDIATGTITNIVPLGFKDYAVNNALDASDRDGGINIKNWPVFGMYQPDAIASFEINGQTYIITANEGDSRDYDGYSEETRVKDLILDQTAFPNAAELQADEALGRLQVTAANGDTDGDGDYDQLFAFGGRSFSIWDAQGKLVYDSGDDFERITAALFPQAFNSEGDTESFDTRSDNKGVEPEAVVTGVIDGKTYAFIGLERISGVMVYDISDPTKPVFVHYLKNNNFSGETGNDISPEGLKFISAENSPNNQPMLAVSNEVSGTVTLFGIPAPTPTPEPTPTPEPTPTPTPQPTPTPAPTPTPAPTSDNVPVPNANTVEKTQEGGATDDTIIGGQAAEKLSGLTGNDWLIGSGGNDNLYGNDGNDLLFGNTGADYIDAGNGDDFVFAGKDNDVVLGLDGNDILLGEIGNDLVYGNSGNDLMFGNTGNDSLEGGDGNDTLHGGKDNDLLFGNSGVDILCGNLGDDTLNGGDGNDLIFGNAGNDLIDSGEGNDSLYGGKDNDSLTGENGADFLAGDLGNDTLTGSAGNDRFFLQKGQGSDEILDFTNGEDVIVLGGGLTFQQLTIASQGTATLIRSGDELLATLNGVDVSLIEASDFALI, encoded by the coding sequence ATGGCAATTACTTTGCAAATTCTCCACGCTTCTGACTTGGAAGCCGGTATCGCTGCTTTAGAAGATGCACCGCGATTTTCTGCTGTGATTAACGCGCTGAAAGCTCAATATCCTGAACAAACACTGATTCTTTCATCGGGTGATAATTACATTCCGGGGCCGTTTTTAGTGGCCGGTGGTGATGCCAGTATGCGGTCTGTTTTAGGTCGAGAAGGAACCGGACGAGCGGATATTGTGATTGCTAATAATATTGGTTTTCAAGCGTCAGCTTTTGGCAACCATGAATTTGATCTTGGCACTGCAACTGTTGGCTCTTTAATTGGTTCGGGAAATGGCTATGTTGGGACTGCTTTTCCTTATCTCAGTGCAAATTTAGACTTTACAAATGATAGCAATTTAGCCGGCTTTGTTGTTGCGGATGGACAAGCACCTCAACCGAAAACAATTGCAAAAAGCACGGTGATTCAAGTGCAAGGGCAACCAGTGGGAATTGTGGGGGCAACGACACCTTTATTGCCTAGTATTTCTTCTCCGGGTGGGGTGGTTGTTTCACCGGCAAATCCCGAAGATTTTGATGCGTTGGCAGCAACAATTCAACCAGCTATAGATGCCTTAGTTGCTCAAGGAATTAATAAGATTATTCTGTTGTCTCATATGCAGCAGTTGCAAGTAGAAATTGACCTGGCTTCGCGGTTGAGAAATGTTGATGTAATTATTGCCGGCGGTTCTCATACTTTGTTGGCAGATAGTACAGATCGTTTGCGGGTTGGTGATACTCCGGGTGGGGTTTATCCCATTTTAGAAACTACGGCAAATGGTGAGCCGGTGGCGATTGTTAATACTGCTGCTAATTATGAATATGTGGGCCGGTTGGTGGCACAATTTGATGATAATGGGTTGTTAATTCCAAGTAGTATTGACCCCAATATTAGCGGTGCCTATGCGACGGATGAGCAAGGGGTGATAGACACCGGCAATGCGGCACCTAACCCGCAAATTGTGGCGGTTACAGATGCGCTTTCTGGGGTAATTTTTAGCAAAGATGGTAATACTTTCGGGAAAACCGAGGTATTTTTAAATGGGGAAAGAAACGATGTCCGCACCCAAGAAACGAATTTCGGAAACCTCACGGCGGATGCGAATTTATCTGCTGCTCAAAAAGTCGATCCGTCGGTGGTAATTTCGATTAAAAATGGTGGTGGAATTCGCGCTTCTATTGGTGCGGTTGTGGGAAGTGGGGGAAATGATCCTAATGCTGGACAAAAAACGCCGCCGGTGGCGAACCCAGAAGCAGGAAAAGAAGCGGGGGAAATTTCGCAATTAGATATCGAAAATTCCTTGAGGTTTAATAATACTCTGACGCTTTTAACGTTGAATGCAGCGCAGTTAAAACAGGTGATTGAGCATGGGGTTGCGGCGACGGCACCAGGGGCAACACCGGGTCAATTTCCGCAAGTTGGAGGGATGGAATTTAGCTTTGATGCGAGTTTGGCTGCGGGGAGTCGGGTGAAATCTTTGGTGGTAAAAAATAGCGCCGGCAATGTGATAGATACTGTAGTAAAAGATGGGGAAATTGTTGGCGATCCACTGCGAACTTTTCGGACGGTTACGCTGAATTTTTTGGCCGGTGGTGGTGATAGTTATCCGTTTCCGGCGTTTGCTGAAACGTTAAATCGTGTTGATTTAGTGCCGGCGGGAACGACGGTTAGTTTTTCGACGGAAGGCGGCGAACAAAAAGCATTAGCGGATTATTTGGCAACGGTGGGAAGTTTTAATGGTGCGGATGTTGCTAATAGTGAAGATGAGCGAATTCAAAATTTAGCAGTACGGCAAGATACGGTGCCGGTGCAAGCTGGATTTAATTTCACAAAATTGGGTAGTTACAGCACCGGCATTACGGGAGAAAGTGCGGCAGAAATTGTTGCCCATGACTCTCAAAGTCAGCGTTTATTTGTGGTAAATGCACAGGCGGCTGTGATTGATGTTTTGGATATTTCTAATCCTACAATTCCCACAAAAGTTGCTGAAATTGATGTCAAACTTTATGGCGCTGTTGCAAATAGTGTGGCGGTGTATTCGCCAGGCGGAGAAAGTGAAAGTATTGTTGCGGTAGCGGTGGAAAATTCCAATAAACAAGCACCCGGAACTATTGCATTTTTTAATACGAATGGGACTTTTTTAAAGTCTGTTGAGGTGGGTGCCCTGCCGGATATGGTAACTTTTAGCCCGGATGGGTTAAAGGTATTGGTGGCAAATGAAGGGGAACCCAGCGACGATTACACTACTGATCCTGAAGGTTCTGTAAGTGTGATTGATTTGTCAAATGGGGTGGCAAATGCGACAGTAACTACGGCATCTTTTACGGCATTTAATGATCAATTGGATGCTTTAAAATCGCAAGGTTTGCGCGTTTTTGGGCCGAATGCAACGCTGGATCAAGATGTAGAACCGGAATATATTACGGTTTCTGGGGATTCACAGACGGCTTGGATTACTTTGCAAGAAAGTAATGCGGTGGCTATTTTGGATATTGCTACGGGGACGATTACAAATATTGTTCCTTTGGGTTTTAAAGATTATGCGGTTAACAATGCGCTTGATGCCAGTGATAGAGATGGGGGAATTAATATCAAAAACTGGCCGGTTTTTGGTATGTATCAACCGGATGCTATCGCCAGTTTTGAAATTAATGGTCAAACGTACATTATCACTGCTAATGAAGGCGACAGCCGCGATTATGATGGTTACAGTGAGGAAACAAGAGTTAAAGATTTAATTCTTGATCAAACAGCTTTTCCTAATGCTGCGGAATTGCAAGCGGATGAAGCATTAGGCCGGTTACAAGTGACGGCGGCAAATGGCGATACGGATGGCGATGGTGATTATGATCAATTGTTTGCTTTTGGGGGCCGGTCGTTTTCAATTTGGGATGCACAAGGCAAGTTAGTTTATGATAGCGGAGATGACTTTGAACGCATTACTGCTGCTTTATTTCCTCAAGCATTTAACTCGGAGGGAGATACAGAAAGTTTTGATACTCGCAGCGACAATAAAGGTGTAGAACCGGAAGCCGTTGTGACTGGCGTTATTGATGGAAAAACTTATGCGTTTATTGGATTAGAACGCATCAGTGGGGTGATGGTTTATGACATTAGTGATCCGACAAAGCCGGTGTTTGTTCACTACTTGAAAAACAATAATTTTAGTGGGGAAACAGGCAATGATATTTCACCGGAAGGGTTGAAGTTTATTTCGGCAGAAAATAGTCCAAATAATCAACCGATGTTGGCAGTTTCTAATGAGGTTAGTGGGACAGTTACGCTATTTGGAATTCCTGCGCCTACGCCAACACCTGAACCTACGCCAACACCTGAACCAACACCAACACCAACACCCCAACCAACGCCAACACCGGCACCAACGCCAACACCGGCACCAACTTCTGATAATGTTCCGGTTCCTAATGCGAATACGGTTGAAAAAACACAGGAGGGAGGAGCAACAGATGATACAATAATTGGCGGTCAAGCTGCGGAAAAATTGAGCGGATTAACCGGCAATGATTGGTTAATTGGTAGCGGCGGAAATGATAATCTTTATGGCAATGATGGCAATGATTTGCTGTTTGGAAATACCGGGGCTGATTATATTGATGCAGGGAACGGTGATGATTTTGTTTTTGCCGGCAAAGATAATGATGTGGTATTGGGATTGGATGGCAATGATATCTTGCTGGGGGAAATAGGAAATGACCTGGTTTATGGCAATAGCGGTAATGATTTGATGTTTGGAAATACCGGCAATGATTCTCTCGAAGGTGGCGACGGAAACGACACCTTACACGGTGGAAAAGATAACGATTTGCTGTTTGGAAATAGCGGGGTTGATATTCTGTGCGGAAATTTGGGGGATGATACGCTTAATGGGGGAGATGGAAATGATTTGATTTTTGGTAATGCTGGCAATGATTTAATTGATAGCGGTGAGGGAAATGATAGCCTTTATGGAGGCAAGGATAATGACAGTTTGACGGGGGAAAATGGCGCTGATTTTCTGGCCGGTGATCTTGGCAATGATACTCTGACGGGGAGTGCAGGAAATGACCGCTTTTTCTTGCAAAAAGGACAGGGTAGTGATGAGATTTTAGATTTTACCAACGGAGAAGATGTGATTGTTTTAGGTGGTGGTTTAACGTTCCAACAGTTAACAATTGCTTCCCAAGGAACGGCAACTTTAATCCGTAGCGGTGACGAGTTGCTGGCTACCCTCAACGGCGTTGATGTTTCGCTGATTGAGGCATCTGATTTTGCGCTGATTTAA
- a CDS encoding SDR family NAD(P)-dependent oxidoreductase, protein MELANKVALVTGAGSGIGKAAAVLLAEKGVKVAALGRKDDELKDVVRELERFGVEAMPVIGDISKPEDMIQAYQKVEEKWGRLDIVFANAGINGVWAPLEDLEVEEWEKTIKINLTGTFLTVKYAIPLLKRNGGSIIITSSINGTRVFSNTGATAYSSTKAAQVAFAKMVALELADYKIRVNVICPGAITTNIDSNTERRNIEEVKEPVEYPEGQIPLTDGKSGTAEQVAQLVLFLASDLSDHITGTEIWIDGGQSLLIG, encoded by the coding sequence ATGGAACTTGCAAATAAAGTAGCGTTAGTTACAGGTGCGGGATCGGGAATTGGCAAAGCTGCCGCCGTCTTGCTGGCTGAAAAGGGCGTGAAAGTGGCTGCTTTGGGCCGCAAAGACGATGAGTTAAAAGATGTGGTCAGAGAGCTTGAGAGGTTTGGGGTTGAGGCGATGCCGGTTATTGGGGATATTTCTAAGCCGGAAGATATGATACAGGCTTATCAAAAAGTTGAGGAAAAATGGGGCCGGTTGGATATTGTTTTTGCTAATGCTGGTATTAATGGGGTGTGGGCACCTCTGGAAGATTTGGAGGTGGAGGAATGGGAAAAAACGATTAAGATTAATTTAACCGGCACGTTTTTAACTGTTAAATATGCTATTCCGTTATTAAAACGTAATGGTGGGTCAATTATTATCACTTCTTCGATTAATGGAACTCGTGTTTTTAGTAACACCGGCGCCACTGCTTATTCTTCTACGAAAGCTGCTCAAGTTGCTTTTGCAAAGATGGTGGCTTTGGAATTAGCGGATTATAAAATTCGGGTGAATGTGATTTGTCCGGGTGCTATTACTACGAATATTGATAGCAATACAGAACGGAGAAATATTGAGGAGGTAAAAGAGCCGGTGGAATACCCAGAGGGTCAAATTCCTCTGACGGATGGAAAGTCTGGAACGGCGGAACAAGTGGCACAGTTAGTGCTATTTTTGGCTTCGGATCTTTCTGACCATATCACGGGTACAGAAATTTGGATTGATGGTGGTCAATCTTTGCTTATAGGTTAG
- a CDS encoding YihY/virulence factor BrkB family protein produces MKLKEIIGLFKQTFAEWQEDKASRLAAALAYYTAFSIAPLLIIVIAIAGLVFGQDAAQGEIVGQLQGLVGREGAEAIQTMIENSRKPSEGIIATLIGFGFLIFGATGVFTQLQDALNTIWEVAPKPGGGVTGVVKERFPSFAMVLGIGFLLLVSLILSAGLAALSNYLGHLIPSLQLLWPVVNFLFSFCLITVLFAMIYRVLPDAEIAWGDVWIGAAITSFLFSIGKSLIGLYLGNSSIGSTYGAAGSFVVLLLWLNFSAQILFFGAEFTQVYANKYGSRIVPTKNAVRLTAEDRAQQGIPRNKDLKAIAEQDNNWPASEEPQQPQVTPTTKRKPPHPAAIALSMLIGAYHTGSKLFGGNKPSKRK; encoded by the coding sequence GTGAAACTCAAAGAGATTATCGGCCTATTTAAACAAACCTTTGCCGAATGGCAAGAAGATAAAGCCTCCCGCTTAGCAGCAGCTTTAGCGTACTATACCGCTTTTTCCATTGCCCCTTTATTAATCATAGTAATTGCCATAGCAGGCTTAGTTTTTGGGCAAGATGCAGCCCAAGGAGAAATTGTCGGACAACTTCAAGGTTTAGTTGGCAGAGAAGGTGCCGAAGCCATCCAAACCATGATTGAAAATTCACGCAAACCAAGCGAAGGAATTATAGCCACGCTGATAGGTTTTGGCTTTTTAATTTTTGGTGCAACCGGCGTTTTTACCCAATTACAAGACGCCCTTAATACTATTTGGGAAGTCGCCCCAAAACCCGGAGGCGGCGTTACCGGTGTTGTTAAAGAGCGTTTTCCGTCCTTTGCAATGGTCTTAGGAATTGGCTTTTTATTATTAGTTTCTTTGATTTTAAGTGCCGGTTTAGCAGCCTTAAGCAATTATTTAGGGCATCTTATCCCCAGCCTGCAATTATTATGGCCGGTGGTAAACTTTCTCTTTTCTTTCTGCCTGATTACCGTTTTATTTGCGATGATTTATAGAGTTCTTCCCGATGCAGAAATTGCCTGGGGAGATGTGTGGATCGGCGCTGCAATTACTTCCTTTCTATTTAGCATTGGCAAAAGTTTAATAGGATTGTATTTAGGCAACAGCAGCATCGGTTCAACCTACGGCGCAGCCGGCTCATTTGTGGTTTTATTATTGTGGCTAAACTTTTCAGCACAGATTTTATTTTTTGGTGCCGAATTTACTCAAGTTTATGCGAACAAATACGGCTCAAGAATAGTGCCAACAAAAAATGCAGTGCGTCTCACCGCCGAAGATAGAGCCCAACAAGGCATTCCCCGCAACAAAGACCTCAAAGCCATTGCCGAACAAGACAACAACTGGCCGGCATCGGAAGAACCCCAGCAACCGCAAGTTACCCCCACCACCAAACGCAAACCACCCCACCCCGCAGCTATCGCACTCAGTATGCTAATAGGAGCATACCACACCGGCTCAAAACTTTTTGGTGGCAATAAACCTAGTAAAAGAAAGTAA
- a CDS encoding phosphodiester glycosidase family protein produces MTNALSVFSDISNHPAAAFISALQSRGIVSGFPDGTFRPEQVMTRAQFAAILLKAFQRPKVRNYIDFIDVPASFWGAGAIQTAFESGFLSGFPNKRFLPQDNITRVQALVSLVAGLGIGSWVGADAGSLVLSDFYSDADQIPSYAKEPITIATFAKLVVNFSDIKVFNPNAGATRGEVAAFIYQALVCLGQAPAIVSSAIVELPKPKIIREGKSISINGKSGAGVWVQWGYGSSPRTGLSEVAAGQILGIELLSSGEVSKQPVGWFSDPTKPFVLPILLEKSLRFLDVTALLKANNLLVEVEGNTLKLITPPAAIDMINFEDLNPVSRITINFNRPTPIQVYQQNAEWVAVLEATAPQYILDQYRPRPIDPPDLSNPNVKPTGDKNEGETGAAKERPRQPFAFPSNNQITLRSNLPDGFGLKFFTVANPPRLIIELRPDALVEKQISWVSSLRWQQQYLRINTDRFPVYWLSVSLKDTELILRPIWADPNSMAGTTSLLQMAQKWQALAAINAGFFNRNNVLPLGAIRRDGKWLAGPNFNRGAIAWNDEGRVKISRLALQETVITENGQRYLSIALNSGFVKAGISRYTGEWGANYTPLLDDEIIISVVNNAVTAQTPGGTGTNKKPVVIPKDGYLLTLRAFASVAASFKVGSKVQLETATVPADFMEFPHILGAGPVLLQEGKVAIDAPAEQFSDAYVKQMAIRSCLGITPAGELLIAAIHNRVGGKGVTFAETAQLMLKLGATEALNLDGGSSTSLYLGGQLINRLPETAARVHNGLAVFRK; encoded by the coding sequence ATGACTAACGCTTTATCGGTTTTTTCTGATATTTCTAATCACCCCGCCGCAGCTTTTATTTCTGCTTTGCAAAGTCGCGGTATAGTTAGCGGTTTTCCTGATGGTACTTTTCGCCCTGAACAGGTAATGACGCGGGCCCAATTTGCGGCTATTTTATTAAAGGCTTTTCAACGTCCGAAGGTACGAAATTATATTGATTTTATCGATGTGCCGGCTTCTTTTTGGGGGGCTGGCGCTATTCAAACGGCTTTTGAATCAGGGTTTTTATCGGGTTTTCCTAATAAGCGGTTTTTGCCTCAAGATAATATTACTCGTGTTCAAGCTTTGGTGTCTTTAGTTGCCGGTTTGGGTATTGGTTCTTGGGTTGGTGCAGATGCGGGGAGTTTAGTTTTATCTGATTTTTATAGTGATGCTGATCAAATTCCTAGTTATGCTAAAGAGCCGATAACTATTGCGACTTTTGCTAAGTTGGTTGTTAATTTTTCTGATATTAAAGTTTTTAATCCAAATGCCGGTGCTACTCGTGGTGAGGTGGCGGCTTTTATTTATCAAGCTTTGGTGTGTTTGGGTCAAGCACCGGCTATCGTTTCTTCAGCTATTGTAGAACTACCAAAACCGAAAATTATCCGCGAAGGTAAGAGTATTTCTATTAATGGAAAATCGGGGGCCGGTGTTTGGGTTCAGTGGGGTTATGGCAGTTCTCCCCGGACGGGTTTAAGTGAAGTGGCGGCGGGGCAAATTCTGGGAATTGAGTTATTAAGTTCTGGGGAGGTTTCTAAACAGCCGGTAGGGTGGTTTTCTGATCCGACAAAACCGTTTGTTTTGCCCATTCTCTTAGAAAAATCTTTGCGTTTTTTGGATGTAACGGCCTTATTAAAAGCTAATAATTTGCTGGTAGAAGTTGAGGGAAATACACTCAAACTTATTACTCCACCGGCAGCCATTGATATGATAAATTTTGAAGATTTAAACCCAGTGAGTCGGATTACAATTAATTTTAACCGGCCTACTCCTATACAGGTTTATCAACAAAATGCCGAATGGGTGGCTGTTTTGGAAGCAACGGCACCGCAATATATTTTAGATCAGTATAGACCAAGACCTATAGACCCCCCCGATTTAAGTAATCCAAATGTTAAGCCAACCGGCGATAAAAATGAAGGGGAAACCGGCGCCGCAAAAGAAAGACCCAGACAACCATTTGCATTTCCTAGTAATAATCAAATCACTCTCAGAAGCAATCTCCCTGATGGTTTTGGATTGAAATTTTTTACGGTTGCAAACCCTCCTAGATTGATCATAGAGTTGCGTCCTGATGCTTTAGTTGAAAAACAAATTTCTTGGGTAAGTTCGCTGCGTTGGCAACAGCAATATCTAAGGATTAATACTGACCGTTTCCCCGTTTATTGGTTGAGTGTAAGTTTAAAAGATACTGAGTTAATTTTACGGCCTATTTGGGCAGATCCGAATAGTATGGCGGGGACGACTTCCCTGTTACAAATGGCGCAAAAATGGCAAGCTTTGGCGGCGATTAATGCGGGATTTTTTAATCGGAATAATGTTTTGCCGCTGGGGGCAATTCGCCGCGATGGCAAATGGCTGGCCGGCCCAAATTTTAACCGAGGCGCAATTGCTTGGAATGATGAAGGAAGAGTTAAAATTTCTCGTTTGGCGTTGCAAGAAACGGTGATTACTGAAAACGGACAACGCTACTTGAGCATAGCATTAAATAGCGGTTTTGTCAAGGCAGGAATTAGTCGTTATACAGGGGAATGGGGGGCAAATTATACGCCGTTATTGGATGATGAAATTATTATTTCTGTTGTGAATAATGCTGTCACTGCTCAAACGCCTGGGGGAACCGGAACAAATAAAAAGCCGGTTGTTATTCCCAAGGATGGATATTTATTAACGTTGCGAGCATTTGCTTCGGTGGCGGCTTCGTTTAAGGTGGGGAGTAAAGTACAGTTGGAGACGGCAACGGTGCCGGCAGATTTTATGGAATTTCCTCATATTTTAGGGGCGGGGCCGGTGTTGTTGCAAGAGGGAAAAGTTGCTATTGATGCACCGGCAGAACAATTCAGCGATGCTTATGTAAAACAAATGGCGATTCGCAGTTGTTTAGGAATTACACCGGCAGGAGAATTGCTGATTGCGGCAATTCATAATCGCGTGGGTGGCAAGGGAGTCACGTTTGCAGAAACGGCTCAATTAATGCTGAAATTAGGGGCTACAGAAGCGCTTAATTTAGATGGGGGAAGTTCGACGAGTTTATATCTGGGAGGGCAGTTAATTAACCGGCTTCCAGAAACAGCGGCTCGCGTGCATAATGGGTTGGCTGTGTTTAGGAAATAA